One genomic region from Arthrobacter pigmenti encodes:
- the pknB gene encoding Stk1 family PASTA domain-containing Ser/Thr kinase, which yields MKGHQVSSDKVLNGRYEVGELIGRGGMADVHLGRDIRLGRSVAIKVLRQDLARDPLFQSRFRREAQAVAALNHSTIVSVYDTGEEEVEGRSHDDVRVPFIVMEYVAGRTLRDLLRAGDLTPESSVEYILGVLSALEYSHRAGIVHRDIKPANVMITPEGQVKVMDFGIARAIADSAATMTQTQAVIGTAQYLSPEQARGETVDARSDLYSAGCLLYELLTGRPPFVGDSPVSVAYQHVRETPRPAREVNDSIPRSIEAVLKIALEKDRAQRFQSAAEFRSALVDARKGITPGAVGMPTEAMASVPTKAHDVDPPQTRAMAKVLAGGTMAADPVHEEDNAARPIALGRRDDVEDKRRSRRRGWIAVFLVLLALALSAGAVVLFGMLNSQTEQPVLASVPSVDSMNETEASNALTAAGFRPQVERTFHDEVESGVAVGTDPEAGAEVEPDSLVTLRISKGPANRTVPEEIFQMTESSARDALESAGLRGGMVSETNSATVPEGRVVSTDPALGSTVPADSEVNLVLSTGLVSVPRLIGLPQEEAIAILEDPARALVARVEEEENAVVEPGTVVKQEPAEDSNVEPGSEVVIYVAVEPAAEEEPTESATPTPTPTPAPSEEGESRGRGRGQGNGGVVGDLLDGLGG from the coding sequence ATGAAGGGGCATCAGGTGAGCAGCGACAAGGTCCTCAACGGACGTTACGAAGTAGGTGAACTCATTGGCCGGGGCGGTATGGCCGATGTGCACCTCGGTCGTGACATCCGTCTGGGTCGGTCTGTCGCGATCAAGGTGCTGCGCCAGGACCTTGCGCGCGACCCCCTGTTCCAGTCACGGTTCCGCCGCGAGGCCCAGGCGGTTGCTGCCCTGAACCACTCGACCATCGTCTCGGTCTATGACACCGGTGAGGAAGAGGTTGAGGGCCGGTCCCACGACGACGTCCGGGTTCCGTTCATTGTCATGGAATACGTCGCGGGCCGAACCCTTCGCGACCTCCTCAGAGCTGGCGACCTGACTCCGGAAAGCTCCGTCGAATACATACTCGGCGTGCTGTCCGCACTTGAATACAGTCATCGGGCGGGCATTGTCCACCGCGACATAAAGCCGGCAAATGTGATGATCACGCCCGAGGGCCAGGTGAAGGTGATGGACTTCGGCATCGCCCGCGCCATCGCCGATTCCGCCGCAACCATGACCCAGACGCAGGCGGTCATCGGAACGGCCCAGTACCTATCCCCAGAGCAGGCCAGGGGAGAAACGGTTGATGCACGCAGCGACCTCTACTCTGCCGGGTGCCTGTTGTACGAACTCCTGACGGGCCGGCCTCCATTCGTCGGGGACAGCCCCGTGTCAGTTGCCTACCAGCACGTACGCGAAACTCCGAGGCCCGCCCGCGAGGTCAACGACAGCATCCCCCGGTCGATCGAAGCCGTCCTGAAGATCGCGCTGGAGAAGGACCGTGCCCAACGCTTCCAAAGCGCAGCGGAGTTCCGCTCCGCGCTTGTCGACGCAAGGAAGGGCATAACCCCCGGCGCAGTCGGTATGCCTACCGAAGCGATGGCTTCAGTCCCTACTAAAGCGCACGACGTCGATCCGCCCCAGACCCGCGCGATGGCGAAAGTGCTCGCCGGCGGCACCATGGCCGCCGATCCCGTCCACGAAGAGGATAATGCGGCGCGCCCCATTGCGCTCGGCCGCCGCGACGACGTCGAGGACAAGCGGCGCTCACGCCGACGCGGCTGGATCGCGGTCTTCCTGGTTCTGCTTGCGCTGGCACTCTCGGCCGGCGCAGTCGTGCTATTCGGCATGCTGAACTCGCAAACGGAGCAACCGGTGCTTGCTTCGGTACCGTCGGTGGATTCGATGAACGAAACCGAAGCGAGTAATGCCCTTACAGCGGCAGGCTTCAGGCCGCAGGTGGAGCGCACGTTCCACGACGAAGTCGAATCGGGCGTTGCCGTCGGGACTGATCCGGAGGCTGGGGCAGAAGTGGAGCCGGACTCCCTCGTGACCCTGCGCATCTCGAAGGGACCGGCCAACCGCACGGTTCCGGAGGAGATCTTCCAGATGACCGAATCCTCCGCCCGTGACGCGCTCGAGTCCGCCGGGCTTCGCGGTGGAATGGTGAGCGAGACCAACAGTGCCACCGTTCCCGAGGGCCGGGTGGTTTCGACCGATCCGGCGTTGGGTTCCACTGTGCCCGCCGACTCTGAGGTGAACCTGGTCCTGTCCACCGGCCTGGTGAGCGTTCCCCGCCTGATCGGGTTGCCGCAGGAAGAAGCGATCGCCATCCTCGAGGACCCGGCCCGTGCCCTCGTGGCGCGCGTCGAGGAGGAGGAGAACGCAGTCGTCGAACCCGGCACTGTCGTGAAGCAGGAGCCCGCAGAGGACTCAAACGTGGAGCCCGGCAGCGAAGTGGTGATTTACGTGGCGGTGGAGCCCGCCGCGGAGGAGGAACCAACCGAGTCGGCAACCCCAACGCCCACTCCCACGCCCGCCCCAAGCGAAGAAGGGGAGAGCCGCGGGCGCGGCCGCGGACAGGGAAACGGCGGCGTGGTCGGGGACCTGCTGGACGGTCTGGGCGGCTGA
- a CDS encoding glycosyltransferase, protein MQPAKPTVSIVIPAYNEESVIRQCLIAAIYQSMPAHEILVVDNRSTDRTADIVRHMQLEYPESPIKLLEQNEEQGLIPTRNHGLNQATGDVLGRIDADSVLEPDWVETVQTGFTDPVVAAATGPVVYYDMPMRRWGLKADDKMRQLVLKLARNQYHFLFGSNMALRRTAWEQIRGSTCRDERDEMHEDIDLSLHLAEQDLVIRYIPGMVSGMSARRLEDSPKDYRYYVTRFDRTYRAHEVNQRVLKIPMLIFMSIYYPAKVLRAVHTARTGRTAAPQR, encoded by the coding sequence GTGCAGCCCGCCAAGCCGACCGTATCCATCGTGATACCGGCGTACAACGAGGAAAGCGTCATTCGGCAATGCCTCATTGCCGCTATCTACCAGTCCATGCCGGCTCACGAGATCCTGGTGGTGGATAACAGGTCCACGGACCGCACCGCTGACATAGTCCGCCACATGCAGCTGGAATATCCCGAGAGCCCCATCAAACTGCTTGAACAGAACGAGGAGCAGGGGCTCATCCCCACCCGCAACCACGGGCTGAACCAGGCTACGGGGGACGTGCTCGGACGGATCGACGCCGACTCTGTCCTGGAACCCGACTGGGTCGAGACCGTGCAGACGGGTTTCACGGACCCGGTTGTAGCAGCCGCAACCGGCCCCGTGGTCTATTACGACATGCCAATGCGCCGTTGGGGCCTCAAAGCTGACGACAAGATGCGACAGCTGGTGCTGAAACTTGCACGCAACCAATACCACTTCCTGTTCGGCTCCAATATGGCACTGCGCAGGACAGCCTGGGAACAGATCCGCGGCTCCACCTGTCGGGACGAGCGGGACGAGATGCATGAGGACATTGACCTCTCTCTGCACCTCGCCGAGCAGGATCTCGTGATCCGCTACATACCGGGCATGGTCAGCGGTATGTCAGCCCGGCGCCTGGAGGATTCGCCGAAAGACTACCGCTACTACGTCACGCGGTTCGACAGGACGTACCGGGCGCACGAGGTCAACCAGCGGGTGCTCAAAATACCAATGCTGATCTTCATGTCCATCTACTACCCCGCAAAAGTCCTGCGCGCAGTCCACACGGCCCGGACAGGCAGGACGGCCGCGCCTCAGCGTTAA
- a CDS encoding GntP family permease encodes MEIEGWTQTLGAGPLLFIAAAAIVVLLLLIIKLRIHAFVALILVSLLTAFATGIPANQVVPVLTSGFGSTLATVALLVGLGAMLGRLVETSGGAKVLADFLIGKFGEKRAPLALGVASLIFGFPIFFDAGLVVMLPVVFSVARRLGGGVLIYGLPAAGAFSVMHIFVPPHPGPVAASEFFGANVGLVVLVGLVAAIPTWYVTSYLYGLYMGRRIVLPVPALLGQADEEQESNPPSFGTVVAILLLPLILIFLNTGLNALNVSGALPEGSADQAWFQILRTVGETPVALLIALLVAAYVLGRRRGVEKTALEKVLESSLGPVCSVILITGAGGMFGGVLRSSGIGAALESALGNLGIPVILAGFLIAAILRIAQGSATVALTTAAGLISPAIASGGYNGLQLAALVIAVAAGSVVVSHVNDSGFWLVGRFFDMDVKTTFKTWTVMETTIGVMGFGIAAAVFGLASLG; translated from the coding sequence ATGGAAATTGAAGGCTGGACACAGACGCTTGGCGCCGGTCCACTCCTGTTCATAGCGGCCGCCGCGATCGTGGTGCTGCTCCTGCTCATCATCAAGCTGAGGATTCATGCATTCGTTGCGCTGATCCTCGTGAGCCTGTTGACGGCGTTCGCAACCGGAATACCGGCGAACCAGGTGGTGCCGGTGCTGACCAGTGGATTCGGGTCCACGCTCGCAACCGTGGCGCTCCTGGTTGGACTTGGCGCAATGCTGGGCAGGCTGGTTGAAACCAGCGGCGGCGCGAAAGTCCTTGCCGATTTCCTCATCGGGAAGTTCGGTGAGAAGCGGGCACCGCTGGCGCTTGGCGTGGCGTCATTGATTTTCGGTTTCCCGATCTTCTTCGATGCCGGCCTGGTGGTCATGTTGCCCGTGGTGTTCTCCGTGGCCCGCCGCCTTGGCGGAGGTGTCCTCATCTACGGACTGCCCGCCGCCGGTGCGTTCTCGGTCATGCACATCTTCGTGCCGCCCCACCCCGGTCCTGTAGCCGCGTCCGAATTCTTCGGCGCGAATGTTGGACTCGTAGTGCTCGTAGGCCTTGTTGCGGCAATCCCCACCTGGTACGTCACCTCGTACCTGTACGGGCTGTACATGGGCAGGCGCATTGTGCTGCCCGTTCCCGCCCTGCTCGGACAGGCTGACGAAGAGCAGGAGAGCAATCCGCCGTCATTCGGCACTGTGGTGGCAATCCTGCTCCTGCCCCTGATCCTCATCTTCCTCAACACCGGCTTGAATGCATTGAACGTTTCGGGCGCTCTGCCAGAAGGCAGTGCAGACCAGGCCTGGTTCCAGATTCTCCGCACCGTCGGCGAGACGCCGGTTGCGCTTCTGATCGCGCTCCTGGTGGCGGCGTACGTGCTCGGACGACGGCGCGGGGTGGAGAAGACCGCGCTTGAGAAGGTCCTCGAATCATCACTCGGCCCGGTGTGCTCGGTCATCCTAATCACCGGCGCGGGCGGCATGTTCGGCGGCGTCCTGCGCTCCTCGGGCATCGGAGCAGCGCTCGAGAGTGCACTGGGTAACCTCGGGATCCCTGTGATCCTCGCAGGCTTCCTCATCGCCGCGATCCTCCGCATCGCGCAAGGCTCCGCAACCGTTGCACTGACCACCGCTGCAGGGTTGATCAGCCCCGCCATCGCTTCCGGCGGTTACAACGGACTGCAGTTGGCGGCCCTGGTAATCGCCGTAGCCGCAGGATCCGTTGTAGTCAGCCACGTCAACGACTCCGGCTTCTGGCTGGTTGGCCGGTTCTTCGACATGGACGTCAAGACAACGTTCAAGACGTGGACGGTCATGGAAACTACGATCGGCGTTATGGGCTTCGGCATAGCGGCTGCCGTGTTCGGCCTCGCCTCGCTCGGCTGA
- a CDS encoding gluconokinase encodes METRMHLVIMGISGSGKTTIATALSKRLGWSYAEADEFHSAENITKMTQGIALTDEDRHPWLTAIQEWVSSKSAVGESTIVTCSALKRSYRDILAAADGDVRFVHLLGDVELIRSRLKTRTGHFMPESLLPSQVSTLEPLGENENGITVMNVGTPHEVTDSILQQLGLAA; translated from the coding sequence ATGGAAACACGGATGCACCTGGTGATCATGGGCATTTCCGGTTCAGGTAAGACGACGATCGCCACTGCGCTCTCGAAGCGCCTGGGCTGGTCCTACGCGGAGGCTGACGAGTTCCACTCGGCGGAGAACATCACGAAGATGACACAGGGCATAGCCCTCACGGATGAGGATCGGCACCCGTGGCTCACGGCTATTCAGGAGTGGGTCAGCAGCAAGAGCGCGGTCGGTGAATCCACCATTGTCACGTGCTCAGCCCTGAAACGCAGCTACCGGGACATCCTCGCCGCCGCAGATGGCGATGTTCGGTTTGTACACCTGCTCGGCGACGTCGAACTCATCCGCTCCCGTCTGAAGACACGCACGGGGCACTTCATGCCCGAATCCCTGCTGCCATCCCAGGTGAGCACCCTCGAACCGCTCGGGGAGAACGAGAACGGGATCACGGTGATGAATGTCGGAACACCTCACGAGGTCACCGATTCCATCCTGCAGCAACTCGGCCTGGCCGCCTGA
- a CDS encoding rhomboid family intramembrane serine protease, with protein sequence MTYGIPAGQPDQEVPVCPRHPDRVSYVRCQRCGRPACPECQRPAAVGIQCVDCVHEAQRNAAVHKTVFGGAVRQGRPIVTFTIIGLCAILFLAQFVMPGVTDRLLYAGIFTSEYAPPEPWRMITSAFLHSTGFLLHIAFNMYALWIMGQALEPLLGRMRFIALYLIAAFGGSVAVLFLTNPLQGVLGASGAVFGLFGAMFIVQRRRGGDVRQLVVLIAINTVLGFVVENISWQAHLGGLLAGAAAAAIIAYAPRGKNRSLIQWTGLGALTLLLIILTFVGAQLISLPV encoded by the coding sequence ATGACCTACGGAATCCCGGCGGGTCAGCCGGACCAAGAGGTACCCGTATGCCCGCGCCACCCGGACAGGGTCAGTTACGTGCGGTGTCAGCGATGCGGCAGGCCTGCCTGCCCGGAGTGCCAGCGTCCGGCTGCCGTCGGGATTCAGTGCGTTGACTGTGTGCATGAGGCACAGCGCAACGCGGCCGTTCACAAGACCGTGTTCGGCGGCGCTGTACGTCAGGGTCGTCCGATTGTCACGTTCACAATCATCGGTTTGTGCGCCATCCTGTTTCTGGCGCAGTTCGTGATGCCCGGGGTTACAGACCGTCTGCTTTACGCGGGGATCTTTACTTCTGAGTACGCGCCGCCCGAACCATGGCGCATGATCACCTCCGCCTTCCTGCACTCCACCGGCTTCCTGCTCCACATCGCCTTCAACATGTATGCCCTATGGATCATGGGACAGGCCCTCGAGCCACTGCTTGGCAGGATGCGGTTTATTGCGCTCTACCTCATCGCAGCTTTCGGCGGTTCCGTTGCCGTACTCTTCCTCACCAACCCGTTGCAGGGCGTGCTTGGTGCCTCCGGTGCGGTTTTCGGGCTGTTCGGTGCCATGTTCATCGTCCAGCGGCGACGCGGCGGGGACGTACGCCAGCTCGTGGTCCTGATCGCGATTAACACCGTTCTCGGGTTCGTGGTCGAGAACATTTCCTGGCAAGCGCACCTCGGCGGGCTGCTGGCAGGCGCTGCTGCTGCAGCGATCATCGCCTATGCGCCCCGCGGGAAGAACCGCTCGCTCATTCAGTGGACCGGGCTCGGGGCCCTTACCCTCCTGCTGATTATTCTCACGTTTGTTGGGGCGCAGCTCATCTCGCTGCCGGTCTAG
- a CDS encoding cell division protein CrgA yields MPESKSRKKPAESRTPARNEPKPNPVWYKPVMFGLMVIGLLWILVYYISEARFPIPEIDSWNILIGFGIAIAGFLMTTRWR; encoded by the coding sequence GTGCCCGAGTCGAAGTCCCGCAAGAAGCCGGCCGAGTCGAGGACACCCGCCAGGAACGAGCCCAAGCCTAATCCCGTCTGGTACAAGCCGGTGATGTTTGGGTTGATGGTCATCGGTCTGCTGTGGATCCTGGTTTACTACATCTCCGAAGCACGCTTCCCGATTCCGGAGATCGATTCGTGGAACATTCTCATCGGCTTCGGCATAGCGATCGCCGGGTTCCTGATGACCACACGCTGGCGATAA
- a CDS encoding anthranilate synthase component II, with protein MFNPTRILVVDNYDSFVYTLVGYLQELGAETTVVRNDDVTLAEAVALAEARDGVLISPGPGAPAEAGVCIDLIKWCGANAKPMLGVCLGHQALAEAYGGSVTHAPELMHGKTSLVEHDSTNVFEGLHSPLTATRYHSLAAVGEVPSELRVTARTASGVIMGLEHRSAPLCGVQFHPESVLTEGGYRMLGNWLESVGLTGAAERSASLSPLIRQ; from the coding sequence ATGTTCAACCCCACCCGCATTTTGGTTGTCGACAACTACGACAGCTTTGTCTACACCCTCGTCGGCTACCTGCAGGAACTTGGCGCTGAAACTACGGTAGTGAGGAACGACGACGTCACCCTCGCCGAGGCGGTTGCCCTCGCCGAAGCGCGCGACGGGGTTCTCATCTCCCCGGGGCCCGGCGCCCCCGCAGAAGCCGGCGTGTGCATTGACCTGATCAAATGGTGTGGCGCGAATGCGAAGCCGATGCTCGGCGTGTGCCTTGGCCATCAGGCACTCGCCGAGGCATACGGGGGCTCCGTCACCCATGCCCCGGAGCTGATGCACGGGAAGACGTCCCTTGTGGAGCACGATTCGACCAACGTTTTCGAGGGTCTGCACTCACCGCTGACCGCCACGCGGTACCACTCGCTCGCTGCGGTGGGCGAGGTGCCTTCAGAGCTTCGGGTGACGGCGCGCACGGCCAGCGGCGTCATTATGGGCCTGGAGCACCGGTCGGCTCCCCTGTGCGGTGTCCAGTTCCACCCGGAATCCGTGTTGACGGAGGGCGGCTACCGGATGCTGGGGAACTGGCTCGAGTCGGTCGGCCTTACGGGCGCCGCCGAGCGATCAGCGTCGCTGAGCCCACTGATCCGCCAGTAG
- a CDS encoding class E sortase, translating into MFQTLVQVFGELLITAGILLLLFVAWELWWTNIESNAKQEEAVENFIADLELPPTLTGETNNNDDGGTVAAENVPVLGGLPAGETFAVVYVPRFGEDYTRPVTSGVGTAVLDNLGLGHYPETGMPGAVGNFALAGHRQTNGAVLDNIHTFVPGDRIYVQTREGYYTYVYRNTQIVLPNRVDVLAPVPTQPDAEPVERILTLTSCNPRFGSQERIIAYAVMESFRPLDAGPPEGIASQVYEAAEGAA; encoded by the coding sequence GTGTTTCAGACCCTCGTCCAGGTATTTGGCGAGCTGCTCATCACGGCTGGCATCCTGCTTCTTCTCTTTGTCGCGTGGGAATTATGGTGGACCAACATCGAATCCAACGCCAAGCAGGAAGAGGCGGTAGAAAACTTCATCGCCGACCTTGAGTTGCCGCCCACACTAACGGGCGAAACCAACAACAACGACGACGGCGGCACCGTAGCCGCCGAGAACGTCCCGGTTCTTGGTGGACTGCCCGCCGGGGAGACGTTCGCCGTCGTCTATGTGCCGCGCTTCGGCGAGGACTACACACGGCCGGTGACCAGCGGCGTCGGGACCGCTGTCCTGGACAACCTCGGGCTTGGGCACTACCCGGAAACGGGTATGCCGGGCGCCGTCGGTAACTTCGCGCTCGCCGGCCATCGCCAGACCAACGGGGCGGTCCTGGACAACATCCACACCTTTGTACCCGGTGACCGCATCTACGTACAGACCCGCGAGGGCTACTACACCTACGTGTACCGCAACACCCAGATCGTTCTGCCAAACCGGGTGGACGTGCTCGCCCCGGTTCCCACGCAGCCGGATGCCGAACCCGTTGAGCGGATCCTGACGTTGACCAGCTGCAATCCGAGGTTCGGCTCACAGGAACGCATCATTGCCTACGCCGTGATGGAGTCCTTCCGTCCGCTGGACGCCGGGCCGCCGGAGGGCATCGCCAGCCAGGTTTACGAGGCAGCGGAAGGAGCCGCCTGA
- a CDS encoding peptidylprolyl isomerase yields MTAIATAHATIHTSLGDILVELYGNHAPKTVKNFVGLATGEITWTHPDTGEESNAPLYNGTVFHRVIKDFMIQGGDPLGQGIGGPGYKFDDEINPDLDFATPYKLAMANAGLQNGRGTNGSQFFITSVPTTWLQGKHSIFGEVKDEASRAVVDQLNAIPTDGRDRPLEDVVISSITVEQA; encoded by the coding sequence ATGACAGCAATCGCTACCGCACACGCAACCATCCATACCAGCCTCGGGGACATCCTGGTGGAACTGTATGGCAACCACGCCCCCAAGACGGTGAAGAACTTCGTTGGGCTTGCCACCGGCGAGATCACCTGGACACACCCGGACACCGGCGAGGAGAGCAATGCCCCCCTGTACAACGGAACCGTCTTCCACCGTGTCATCAAGGACTTCATGATCCAGGGCGGCGATCCGCTGGGCCAGGGAATCGGCGGCCCGGGCTACAAGTTCGATGACGAGATCAACCCGGACCTGGATTTCGCCACTCCTTACAAATTGGCCATGGCCAATGCCGGTCTGCAGAACGGCCGGGGCACCAACGGGTCCCAGTTCTTCATCACCTCTGTTCCCACCACCTGGCTGCAGGGCAAGCACAGCATTTTCGGTGAGGTGAAGGATGAAGCATCACGCGCCGTCGTCGACCAACTGAACGCCATCCCCACTGATGGACGTGACCGGCCGCTGGAGGACGTTGTCATCAGCAGCATCACGGTAGAGCAGGCCTAA
- a CDS encoding EamA family transporter → MTIFLCVIGVLGVAASGPIMAATAAPALVIAFWRNAFGAVLMGAPAVVGRRGEFASLKGQDYRRLVIAAVALALHFACFITALKLTSVAAATALVCLQVAWVALFSAIRGNRPAPAVVAGLTVALAGVVVITGFDLTLSSDAIMGDLLAVAGGAFAAVYMMAGAELRRTLSTGTYTTLCFGGCAAVLLGMCLAFRQPLVDFPPLAWVGIIGVTIVAQLIGHAVFNHLLAIISPLVVSMIILLEIPGATILAAVFLGEQLPAGTYVGLALILAGLAVVVRGQGRRRRADVAPEDAAQPPALGGT, encoded by the coding sequence GTGACCATTTTCCTCTGTGTCATCGGCGTTCTCGGAGTTGCCGCCTCCGGCCCGATCATGGCGGCTACCGCTGCTCCCGCGCTCGTTATTGCTTTCTGGCGAAACGCCTTCGGTGCCGTGCTGATGGGGGCTCCGGCGGTGGTTGGCAGGCGCGGAGAGTTCGCGAGCCTCAAGGGGCAGGACTACCGGCGCCTGGTGATCGCCGCCGTCGCACTCGCCCTCCACTTCGCCTGTTTCATTACCGCACTCAAACTCACATCCGTAGCTGCGGCAACTGCGCTCGTCTGTCTACAGGTGGCGTGGGTGGCCCTGTTCTCGGCCATTCGCGGCAACCGCCCAGCCCCCGCCGTGGTGGCTGGCCTGACCGTGGCGCTAGCGGGCGTCGTCGTTATCACGGGGTTCGATCTGACGCTGTCATCGGATGCCATCATGGGCGATCTGCTCGCGGTGGCGGGGGGTGCATTCGCCGCCGTGTATATGATGGCCGGTGCCGAACTGAGGCGCACACTCTCGACCGGAACCTACACGACGCTCTGCTTCGGCGGCTGCGCCGCGGTGCTCCTTGGCATGTGTTTGGCGTTCAGACAACCATTGGTGGATTTCCCGCCGCTTGCGTGGGTAGGCATTATCGGCGTGACCATTGTTGCGCAGCTCATCGGGCATGCTGTGTTCAACCACTTGCTTGCGATCATCAGCCCGTTGGTGGTATCGATGATCATCCTTCTCGAGATTCCCGGCGCCACCATTCTGGCTGCGGTCTTCCTTGGCGAGCAGTTGCCCGCTGGCACCTACGTTGGGCTGGCCCTTATCCTTGCGGGGCTCGCCGTAGTTGTGAGAGGACAGGGCCGACGACGGCGCGCGGACGTTGCCCCCGAAGACGCCGCCCAGCCGCCCGCCCTGGGCGGTACTTAA
- a CDS encoding FadR/GntR family transcriptional regulator, translated as MARSSPGSSVVAEVMYSRIIDELGRNVVNGDLAVGERLTIDALQLRFGVSRTVIRDCMRILESMNLVFSKRRVGIVVQPPERWNVYDARVIRWRLEGTSRAQQFRSLTQLRCAVEPLAAAGAARNATTEQRAVVVDLARQMRELGEAGHLEEFLAVDIQFHSMLLLASGNEMFAALEDVVAEVLRGRTQQGLMPSNPREHALATHEAVAAAVAGVDPEAAENAMRELLAEVRDAIS; from the coding sequence GTGGCGCGTTCTTCGCCTGGCTCCTCAGTAGTTGCAGAGGTGATGTACAGCCGCATCATCGACGAGCTCGGCAGGAATGTGGTCAACGGCGATCTAGCCGTTGGCGAGCGTCTCACGATCGACGCGCTTCAACTCCGTTTCGGTGTCTCCCGAACCGTGATCCGCGACTGCATGCGCATCCTTGAGTCCATGAACCTGGTATTCAGCAAGCGGCGGGTGGGGATTGTGGTTCAGCCGCCGGAACGGTGGAACGTGTACGACGCGCGGGTCATCCGTTGGCGGCTGGAGGGCACCTCCCGCGCGCAACAGTTCCGGAGCCTCACCCAGCTGCGCTGCGCCGTCGAACCACTTGCCGCGGCAGGGGCCGCACGGAACGCGACCACGGAGCAGCGCGCCGTCGTCGTCGACCTTGCCCGACAGATGCGCGAACTTGGCGAGGCAGGGCACCTGGAGGAATTTCTCGCCGTCGATATCCAGTTCCACTCGATGCTGCTGCTCGCCAGCGGCAACGAGATGTTCGCTGCGCTGGAGGATGTTGTTGCGGAGGTTCTGCGCGGCCGGACCCAGCAGGGCTTGATGCCAAGCAATCCACGCGAGCATGCGCTGGCCACGCATGAGGCCGTGGCCGCAGCGGTTGCAGGAGTTGATCCAGAGGCCGCGGAGAATGCCATGCGTGAGCTTTTGGCCGAGGTCCGTGACGCCATCAGCTGA